The region AGTTGCTCTGTCTCAGCCTTGTGTGGATTGTCATAGGACTTTCAGTTGCCATCTGCCTCGGTGCCAGCGGCCTCTTGAAGTCCTGTCCCGTCCGACATGAACTGTTCCCAGAAGAGTCACACTCTGTGTCGTGACCATAATGGGGAGAACAAAGATCCGGACTGGAATCTTTTCTCATGAGTTGCCTCTTTGTGTGAGATTTGCAGGCTTCACATGTCGGTAAAAGGACATCGTTCCATTGCTGGAAAGGAACGGCTTTCCTTTTCAAGCTTCGGCCTTCACACGCCGAACTTGGAGATGTTGTGATCCTACGTTTTGCCGTACATCTGGTACAGAGTCGCTCATTGTTGGACCAGCGAGAGCTCAACATGTTCTCGTTGAAATTTCTGCTGAGGCAACATTCATGGTCAGAAAGACTTTGTCGATCCACCTTGCCTTTGGGTTTGTACCTCTCTTTTGGTTTCCGAACATTAGGTTGTTCTTTGTAATCCATGTTAAGCTTTCTTCTCCTTTTAGACACATCCAGACTATGGAGATTCCTTGGTTTGTTCTGCTTCATAGGAGCTAGTGGGATATTATTGCAGTGATGGCTATGATTAAAGTCTGAAATCCAGCTGGTAGAGGGAAGGTACGCAGGCAAAGATTCAAAGGAGGTGTCCTGATGATCCTGGTCAATCGTAGTTTCAAGGCTGGTGATGTTCTCTGTCCGATTCCAGAGGGGAATTATCTGGTAGAAGGATATTGGTTGAAAGAGGTtcctctgctgtgtttgttAGCTCAGGCAGTGGAGAAGCATCTGTAACAGGGTGGATATTTGCTTCAGACATCTCTACAGTGGGGACAGTTTCCTCTAGTTCAACCTTTGCTAGTACAGGCATCTCTGTTTCAGGGATTTCCTCAGTAGGAACCTCCTGTGTCGACATTACCAACTCCTCAGTTGAAgcattcagtgttttattgGAAGCCTTCATGAAGGCGTTTTGGACAGGGGAAGTCATGAACGATTCCTCAGCTGACCAGACTGTGGACTCAATCTTCCTCAGTTCATCCAAATACGTTGGATCAAATGGCACCTGAACAACTTTGAGGTGAAAGCTTTTTGAGGTCACACTCAAGTCTTCATCAGTTGAAGTCTCTTCAGATTCGTTTACAGACACAGGATCCATTCGGTTCATGGGATCCTCTAGAGAAAGGCTCTTGTCCCCAGTGTTTGGCTTTCCAACTAACAGGATGTCTGGACAAACATTGAGCTCCTGCTCAGACTGGTCTGCTTGAAGGTCGAGACCCTCATCCTGCAGGATAGCACTTTGGGTAGGAGAGCTACACTGAACCAGATCCTGGGGAAAGCTGTGGGACATTTCCGCAGCCTCTTGAGCGTGGAGCAGTTGGAGTCCCACTGGTGTGGCGCAACATTCAATAGTCACCTCCTCAGTCTGAATCACAAAGGTGCTGTTTGATGGTATCCCCGTGGTGGAAGAGGGCACCTTCTCTTGGCGCTCTGAAGGGGATTCCTCTGTTTGTACGGTGAAAGACGGTGACTGGAGCTGATCAGTAGTGGCGTTGTCAGTGGAGTCGCCGCTGGACCTTGGGGTGCTGGTCCTATGAACTGAGAGAAGCGGCTCAGTTTGAACCTCAGAGCTGGTCATTTGTTTCGACGCAGAGTTGTGTTGGTAGCGAAACCTGCGGGCGTGATAGGCCATGGTGTGGTAGTACTGGGGGTTCAGCATGCGTCTGTAGTCCATCAGATGGAGGTGGGTGTGGGGAACAACAAAGCCAGGCGGCTCCATGTAGGGGTTCGGCTGATAGTGGGGCATCATTGGCAGGCCAAGCCCTTGACCACAACAAAACAGAGATATTTAACTTtggtaaaaaggaaaatatatcaTCCTGCTAGTCACACTTGTAGAGAATAATGACAGATTATAATACATGTGGTACTCTGGGCATCTAAACACAAGACCAAGGCTGGGGAGGGAAGACTAGAAAGCTAGTACCAACAGTAGTACAACTGTACATTTGAAACGACGCAATGGTGCAAAACCTAAGTTTTACAGCTTTATCTGAgattttttattcacattttcaacCATGAAGTCTTTAATTTGACATCTCTGtagatggaaaagaaaacttttgaagAGATTAACAATTTCCAAGTAACGCCAGTACCTGCCCAGCACCTCAAACCAGACACCAGTTTTTCCTGACCTGCACTATATATTttggccaccagagggcagtgACGTGGTGACAAACATGGAAAACTTCCATAGAAGTTGAGAAAATCTTGCAATACTGGACTAAAGTTAACATTTTGAGCTAGTTTTATCCCAAGTCTCTCAAAATGTCAATTCATTTATGCAttgtttgttatttaaattaaactatttaatttgatacatttgtttttacctACCTATCCTTGTTTTCTATTAAGGTAAATGGACCTCAAACAAACTATCAGTGAAAGCAGGTCGACATATGAAAACTGGGTAGCGACTAGTTACTTTCTGAGGTGAATACGGACAAATTATGGGCACAGGTGTTGACAGAGGTGGGCAGAGGGCTCAAAAAttgcactacttcaacatatttttactcaagtgaaagtaaaatgtagccatccaagaagttactcaagtacgagtaaaaatgttaaaagtctACTCGGGTACTGactaactgatcaaatgatcaattattTAACAATTACATCGGActaaccaaaatataaagtcaagtggaaattttggtattttaaaggacaaaaatgacaattcacatttgtaacaaaaataaaatcag is a window of Xiphophorus maculatus strain JP 163 A chromosome 21, X_maculatus-5.0-male, whole genome shotgun sequence DNA encoding:
- the LOC111606248 gene encoding uncharacterized protein LOC111606248, translated to MEAATPNLQHSFGLRPRGPNLNPKLGPEPAAPGPPRPEEQHHKPFFYIQPSQQYLPMQSLQWPVAMPMPYNPYYGYPGLGLGLPMMPHYQPNPYMEPPGFVVPHTHLHLMDYRRMLNPQYYHTMAYHARRFRYQHNSASKQMTSSEVQTEPLLSVHRTSTPRSSGDSTDNATTDQLQSPSFTVQTEESPSERQEKVPSSTTGIPSNSTFVIQTEEVTIECCATPVGLQLLHAQEAAEMSHSFPQDLVQCSSPTQSAILQDEGLDLQADQSEQELNVCPDILLVGKPNTGDKSLSLEDPMNRMDPVSVNESEETSTDEDLSVTSKSFHLKVVQVPFDPTYLDELRKIESTVWSAEESFMTSPVQNAFMKASNKTLNASTEELVMSTQEVPTEEIPETEMPVLAKVELEETVPTVEMSEANIHPVTDASPLPELTNTAEEPLSTNILLPDNSPLESDREHHQP